A window of the Streptomyces sp. NBC_00250 genome harbors these coding sequences:
- a CDS encoding rodlin, with protein sequence MKKLLATAAVAASILGATAAGAGQALAIADDGGTTSLSGNGAHQEFGNSATHGNMSPQFALVQGSLNKPCIGLPAKVNAGSIAGAVPIAVQDINVLSSPQNQQCTENSTQAKGDEPLSHILSDIPVLSGNGAGNS encoded by the coding sequence ATGAAGAAGCTGTTGGCTACGGCTGCTGTGGCCGCGTCGATCCTCGGCGCGACGGCGGCGGGTGCCGGACAGGCGCTCGCCATCGCCGACGACGGTGGCACCACGTCGCTCAGCGGCAACGGCGCCCACCAGGAGTTCGGCAACTCCGCCACCCACGGCAACATGAGCCCGCAGTTCGCGCTCGTTCAGGGCTCCCTGAACAAGCCCTGCATCGGCCTGCCGGCCAAGGTCAACGCCGGTTCGATCGCCGGCGCCGTCCCGATCGCCGTCCAGGACATCAACGTCCTGTCCTCCCCGCAGAACCAGCAGTGCACCGAGAACTCCACCCAGGCCAAGGGTGACGAGCCGCTGTCGCACATCCTCAGCGACATCCCCGTGCTGTCCGGCAACGGCGCCGGCAACAGCTGA
- a CDS encoding thioredoxin domain-containing protein, producing the protein MPNRLAHETSPYLLQHADNPVDWWPWSAEAFEEARRRDVPVLLSVGYSSCHWCHVMAHESFEDDATAALVNEHFVAVKVDREERPDVDAVYMEAVQAATGQGGWPMTVFLTPDAAPFYFGTYFPPEPRHGMPSFPEVLEGVKDAWADRRDEVGEVAERIVKDLAGRSLAYGGDGVPGEEELAQALLGLTREYDATSGGFGGAPKFPPSMTLEFLLRLHARTGSEGALQMASDTCEAMARGGIYDQLGGGFARYAVDRAWVVPHFEKMLYDNALLCRVYAHLWKVTGSDLARRVALETADFLVRELRTPEGGFASALDADSDDGTGRHVEGAYYVWTPEQLTEVLGAEDAALAAAHYGVTEDGTFEHGSSVLQLPQSAGPADADRIASIAARLLAARAERERPGRDDKVVAAWNGLAIAALAETGALFDRPDLVERATEAADLLVRVHMDESARLTRTSKDGRAGTNAGVLEDYADVAEGFLALAAVTGEGAWLEFAGFLLDLVIARFTAEGGALYDTAHDAEALIRRPQDPTDNAAPSGWTAAAGALLSYAAHTGSEAHRAAAEGALGVVKALGPRAPRFIGWGLAVSEALLDGPREIAVVGAPGDEAFRELRRTALLATAPGAVLAFGTPDSEEFPLLRDRPLVAGAPAAYVCRHFTCDAPVTDPAELRRKI; encoded by the coding sequence ATGCCTAACCGACTGGCCCATGAGACCTCCCCGTACCTGCTTCAGCACGCCGACAACCCGGTCGACTGGTGGCCGTGGTCGGCCGAGGCCTTCGAGGAGGCCCGGCGTCGCGACGTCCCCGTGCTGCTCAGCGTCGGATACAGCTCCTGCCACTGGTGCCACGTCATGGCGCACGAGTCCTTCGAGGACGACGCCACCGCGGCCCTGGTCAACGAGCACTTCGTCGCCGTCAAGGTCGACCGCGAGGAGCGCCCCGACGTCGACGCCGTCTACATGGAGGCCGTCCAGGCCGCGACCGGCCAGGGCGGCTGGCCGATGACCGTCTTCCTCACCCCCGACGCCGCCCCCTTCTACTTCGGTACGTACTTCCCGCCGGAGCCCCGTCACGGCATGCCCTCCTTCCCGGAGGTCCTGGAAGGCGTCAAGGACGCCTGGGCGGACCGGCGCGACGAGGTCGGCGAGGTCGCGGAGCGCATCGTCAAGGACCTCGCGGGCCGCTCCCTCGCCTACGGCGGCGACGGCGTCCCCGGCGAGGAGGAGCTCGCACAGGCCCTCCTCGGCCTCACCCGCGAGTACGACGCGACCAGCGGCGGCTTCGGCGGCGCCCCCAAGTTCCCGCCGTCGATGACCCTGGAGTTCCTGCTCCGCCTCCACGCCCGTACGGGCTCCGAGGGCGCCCTCCAGATGGCCTCCGACACCTGCGAGGCGATGGCCCGCGGTGGCATCTACGACCAGCTCGGCGGCGGCTTCGCCCGCTACGCCGTCGACCGCGCCTGGGTCGTGCCCCACTTCGAGAAGATGCTGTACGACAACGCCCTGCTCTGCCGGGTGTACGCGCACCTGTGGAAGGTGACCGGCAGCGATCTGGCCCGCCGGGTCGCCCTGGAGACCGCCGACTTCCTGGTACGTGAACTCCGCACCCCCGAGGGCGGTTTCGCCTCCGCGCTCGACGCGGACAGCGACGACGGTACGGGCAGGCACGTCGAGGGCGCCTACTACGTGTGGACCCCGGAGCAGCTCACCGAGGTCCTCGGCGCGGAGGACGCCGCCCTCGCCGCCGCCCACTACGGCGTCACCGAGGACGGCACCTTCGAGCACGGCAGCTCCGTCCTCCAGCTCCCGCAGTCGGCCGGTCCGGCCGACGCCGACAGGATCGCCTCGATCGCCGCCCGGCTCCTCGCCGCCCGCGCGGAGCGCGAGCGCCCCGGCCGCGACGACAAGGTCGTCGCGGCCTGGAACGGCCTCGCGATCGCCGCCCTCGCAGAGACCGGCGCCCTCTTCGACCGCCCCGACCTCGTCGAGCGCGCGACCGAGGCCGCCGACCTGCTCGTCCGGGTCCACATGGACGAGTCCGCCCGCCTGACCCGTACGTCCAAGGACGGCCGGGCCGGTACGAACGCGGGTGTCCTGGAGGACTACGCCGACGTCGCCGAGGGATTCCTCGCCCTCGCCGCCGTCACCGGCGAAGGCGCCTGGCTGGAGTTCGCCGGCTTCCTCCTGGACCTCGTCATCGCCCGCTTCACCGCCGAGGGCGGGGCCCTGTACGACACGGCCCACGACGCCGAGGCCCTGATCCGCCGCCCGCAGGACCCCACGGACAACGCCGCCCCGTCCGGCTGGACCGCCGCCGCCGGCGCGCTGCTCTCGTACGCCGCCCACACCGGCTCGGAGGCCCACCGCGCCGCCGCCGAGGGAGCCCTCGGCGTGGTCAAGGCCCTCGGCCCGCGCGCGCCCCGCTTCATCGGCTGGGGCCTGGCCGTCTCCGAGGCCCTCCTCGACGGGCCCCGGGAGATCGCCGTGGTCGGCGCCCCCGGCGACGAGGCCTTCCGGGAGCTGCGCCGTACCGCGCTCCTGGCCACCGCCCCCGGCGCGGTGCTCGCCTTCGGCACCCCCGACAGCGAGGAGTTCCCGCTGCTGAGGGACCGTCCGCTGGTGGCCGGTGCTCCCGCCGCGTACGTGTGCCGTCACTTCACCTGTGACGCGCCGGTCACCGACCCGGCCGAGCTCCGCCGGAAGATCTGA
- a CDS encoding ABC transporter ATP-binding protein, with protein sequence MPAISAERATVVLDGTTLLAPTTFAVMPGEFRCLTGSNGSGKTTLLRAFLGSRRLTDGAVLVRGETVDLARPRHRRLVASLVEPVPVARDMTIREQVTLVAASWYGNTTTTTERAEEIVGRLGLTALGARFPSQLSSGQLQLFNLALTLVRPADVILLDEPERHLDTDRVDLVATLLTERAEQGASILVATHETAIVEACDGVMELG encoded by the coding sequence GTGCCCGCGATCTCCGCCGAGCGCGCCACGGTCGTCCTGGACGGGACCACGCTGCTCGCGCCGACGACGTTCGCGGTCATGCCGGGCGAGTTCCGGTGTCTCACCGGAAGCAACGGCTCCGGGAAGACGACCCTCCTCCGGGCCTTCCTGGGGAGCCGGCGGCTGACGGACGGCGCCGTCCTCGTGCGGGGAGAGACCGTCGACCTGGCCAGGCCCCGGCACCGGCGGCTGGTGGCCTCGCTCGTCGAACCGGTCCCCGTGGCCCGTGACATGACGATCCGTGAGCAGGTGACCCTGGTCGCCGCCTCGTGGTACGGCAACACCACGACGACCACCGAGCGCGCCGAGGAGATCGTCGGGCGCCTGGGTCTCACCGCACTGGGCGCGCGATTCCCCTCCCAGCTCTCCTCCGGCCAGCTCCAGCTCTTCAACCTCGCGCTGACCCTGGTCCGCCCCGCCGACGTCATCCTGCTCGACGAACCCGAGCGGCACCTCGACACCGACCGCGTCGACCTCGTCGCCACCCTGCTCACCGAGCGGGCGGAGCAGGGGGCGTCGATCCTGGTCGCCACCCATGAGACCGCCATCGTGGAAGCCTGCGACGGCGTCATGGAGCTGGGGTGA
- a CDS encoding tetratricopeptide repeat protein: MRDSHRAEAERLWERAVEEELRNSGSRVRAETLLARGRAALDSMAARAGKEYAAYLSAVERAEAGAVPAGHGSAAHRSAGPALAGPALIAGVAAVAAVGADLALGTTAGTALGAGAAVAVASAAATVLRAVPGRAGRSAPAAPDARGPAGPVGSDGSGGAGASVGAGRPDGAARAAAAGRDGAVEAARERWLTALEVRGMRPFLERERLSLAGVIGEVRPGLDAWQPTEEDAGTATGTDEWSGGGSGRVPLPDGEEERPPSAGGRGGLAGRGSLASGSGGSGGSGDAGPLGDGGAGGVRDVRGAESVLGSGDVGGVRGSLGAKGLMDGDALGGVRGSLGAKELPGDGGVGGAPSGGEGGPAIRRDPRAVPPRVERLRGADRSAAARRRAVLERSFGHLPDPGGDFAGRREELARITRWVQTGRASAATRPTVVMLHGEPGSGRTALAVRAAHALRDQFRGACVVDLRGDASGERPLATREALLHLLNRLGAPRERLLFREGATADQQVRRLTELYRRQLTGVPVTVVLDDAVDADQVRALLPERSDSLILVTCRKPLDLGADVPVHVLPVAALDAAGAEELLRAAGGAADPGPYDAEASDRIRELCGGLPLALRAAGSSLGGRSMDDLAQLLARPGRGVAPVERALSVRYFTDLDEDARRLLRRLSLAGRASLGAAAAAALLGGSGAEGARLLRELARAGLLDHVRGERYRLHDAVRGFAAARLLDEEDAAEIAAAQERLIRSYAELADAVIRMVDGKMSTRADRFDGHGFGSLEAALSWLDEESSFITAALRHAEGVDQQTVLDLLGALCDYCLLRGDLYRLGEINVLAESVGQGQLSRSVQWRTGIAARQLGELDKARTTLTSVVSLYQEAHQDAGAALALCSLGITLHHQGRLAEAAARLREALALQGPDALAADRGWTLHALAAVERDRGNLAEATALLDRSLALHREHESPHGQAWAHFQRGQVLLLRGDLPGAEAELRDALDGYGRIHDGRGEAWALTQLARARLAAGDEEPAVEGLRGALARHREQEDARGEAWTLYHLGHALEERGDRDDAVRELGRARTMFSRMRDVYGLASARHHSGRVTRDQLAARTGGLRNSGFARQLLVDARADFHRIGVPHGEAWTCLELAIIDAGNTRVPQALGLCDEARALFGTYGDLRGADWARFLRCTLLPHAVPGSPEPGTATAREELAALIGDRHPARDPRLDDCAEAYAVLLDRGVHPSTPWQAWDLGMVPNRHAREVLGVPVE; encoded by the coding sequence ATGCGGGACAGCCATCGGGCCGAGGCTGAGCGGCTGTGGGAACGGGCGGTGGAGGAGGAGCTGCGGAACTCCGGGAGCCGGGTGCGCGCGGAGACCCTGCTCGCCCGGGGCCGGGCCGCACTGGACTCGATGGCGGCGCGTGCGGGCAAGGAGTACGCGGCGTATCTGTCGGCCGTGGAGCGGGCGGAGGCGGGGGCGGTGCCGGCCGGGCACGGTTCCGCGGCGCACCGTTCCGCCGGTCCGGCGCTCGCCGGCCCCGCCCTCATCGCCGGGGTCGCGGCCGTCGCGGCCGTCGGCGCGGACCTCGCCCTCGGCACGACGGCGGGAACGGCACTCGGCGCGGGTGCGGCGGTGGCGGTGGCGAGCGCGGCGGCGACGGTGCTGCGGGCGGTGCCGGGCCGGGCCGGACGGTCAGCCCCGGCTGCGCCGGACGCGCGGGGCCCTGCCGGGCCGGTCGGCTCGGACGGCTCGGGTGGGGCGGGTGCATCGGTCGGGGCCGGCAGGCCGGACGGGGCGGCCAGGGCGGCTGCGGCTGGGCGGGACGGTGCCGTCGAAGCGGCGCGGGAGCGGTGGCTGACGGCTCTGGAGGTACGGGGGATGCGGCCCTTCCTGGAGCGGGAACGGTTGTCGCTCGCCGGGGTGATCGGGGAGGTACGACCGGGGCTCGACGCTTGGCAGCCGACGGAGGAGGACGCGGGCACCGCCACGGGCACCGACGAGTGGTCCGGCGGGGGGAGCGGGCGGGTTCCGCTGCCGGACGGCGAGGAGGAACGGCCTCCCTCGGCGGGCGGGCGGGGCGGCCTGGCCGGGCGGGGCTCTCTGGCGAGCGGATCGGGCGGTTCGGGCGGATCGGGCGATGCGGGGCCGCTGGGTGACGGCGGGGCCGGAGGCGTACGGGATGTCCGGGGCGCAGAGAGCGTGCTGGGCAGCGGCGACGTCGGAGGCGTACGGGGCAGCCTGGGCGCGAAGGGGCTGATGGATGGCGACGCCCTCGGAGGCGTACGGGGCAGCCTGGGTGCGAAGGAGCTGCCGGGTGACGGCGGTGTCGGAGGCGCGCCGAGCGGTGGGGAGGGAGGGCCGGCGATCCGGCGGGATCCGCGGGCCGTCCCTCCTCGGGTCGAACGGCTGCGCGGGGCCGATCGGAGCGCGGCCGCCCGGCGGCGGGCGGTGCTTGAGCGGTCCTTCGGTCATCTGCCGGACCCCGGTGGGGACTTCGCGGGGCGGCGGGAGGAACTGGCGCGGATCACGCGCTGGGTGCAGACGGGGCGGGCGTCGGCGGCGACCCGGCCGACGGTGGTCATGCTGCACGGCGAGCCCGGGTCCGGTCGGACGGCGCTCGCGGTGCGGGCGGCGCACGCGCTGCGCGACCAGTTCCGGGGCGCGTGCGTGGTCGACCTGCGGGGAGACGCGAGCGGCGAGCGGCCGCTGGCGACCCGGGAGGCGCTGCTCCACCTCCTCAACCGGCTCGGCGCCCCGCGCGAGCGGCTGCTGTTCCGGGAGGGTGCCACGGCGGACCAGCAGGTGCGGCGGCTCACCGAGTTGTACCGGCGGCAGCTGACCGGGGTGCCGGTGACGGTGGTCCTGGACGACGCCGTGGACGCGGACCAGGTGCGGGCCCTGCTGCCGGAGCGCTCCGACAGCCTGATCCTGGTGACCTGCCGGAAGCCGCTGGACCTCGGGGCCGACGTACCCGTACACGTGCTCCCCGTGGCGGCGCTCGACGCGGCCGGGGCCGAGGAGCTGCTGCGGGCGGCGGGCGGGGCGGCCGACCCCGGTCCGTACGACGCGGAGGCCTCCGACCGGATCCGGGAGCTGTGCGGCGGGCTTCCGCTGGCACTGCGGGCGGCCGGTTCGTCGCTGGGCGGGCGTTCCATGGACGACCTGGCGCAGCTGCTCGCCCGGCCGGGCCGGGGCGTCGCCCCGGTCGAACGAGCCTTGTCCGTGCGGTACTTCACCGATCTCGACGAGGACGCCCGGCGGCTGCTCCGGCGTCTCTCGCTGGCCGGGCGGGCCTCGCTCGGTGCGGCGGCCGCCGCCGCGCTGCTCGGCGGGAGCGGCGCCGAGGGGGCCCGGCTGCTGCGGGAGCTGGCCCGCGCGGGGCTGCTCGACCATGTGCGCGGGGAGCGGTACCGGCTGCACGACGCGGTGCGCGGTTTCGCGGCGGCCAGGCTCCTGGACGAGGAGGACGCGGCGGAGATCGCCGCCGCGCAGGAGCGGCTGATCCGCAGCTACGCGGAGCTCGCGGACGCGGTGATCCGGATGGTCGACGGCAAGATGTCGACCCGCGCCGACCGTTTCGACGGCCATGGCTTCGGTTCCCTGGAGGCGGCCCTGAGCTGGCTCGACGAGGAGTCCAGCTTCATCACGGCGGCCCTTCGGCACGCGGAGGGCGTCGACCAGCAGACCGTGCTCGATCTGCTCGGCGCGCTCTGCGACTACTGCCTGCTGCGCGGCGATCTGTACCGGCTCGGCGAGATCAACGTACTGGCCGAGTCCGTCGGCCAGGGGCAGCTGTCCCGCTCGGTGCAGTGGCGGACCGGGATCGCGGCCCGGCAGCTCGGCGAGCTCGACAAGGCCCGGACGACCCTGACGTCCGTCGTCTCGCTCTACCAGGAGGCCCACCAGGACGCGGGGGCGGCGCTGGCGCTCTGCTCGCTCGGCATCACCCTGCACCACCAGGGCCGGCTCGCGGAGGCGGCGGCCCGGCTGCGGGAGGCGCTCGCGCTGCAGGGGCCGGACGCGCTCGCCGCCGACCGGGGCTGGACGCTGCACGCGCTGGCGGCCGTGGAGCGGGACCGGGGGAACCTGGCGGAGGCCACGGCCCTGCTCGATCGGTCCCTCGCGCTGCACCGGGAGCACGAGTCCCCGCACGGACAGGCGTGGGCGCACTTCCAGCGGGGCCAGGTGCTGCTGCTGCGCGGCGACCTGCCGGGCGCGGAGGCCGAGCTGCGGGACGCCCTCGACGGCTACGGGCGGATCCACGACGGGCGCGGCGAGGCCTGGGCGCTGACCCAGCTCGCCCGGGCGCGGCTCGCCGCCGGGGACGAGGAGCCGGCCGTCGAGGGGCTGCGCGGCGCGCTGGCCCGGCATCGCGAGCAGGAGGACGCGCGCGGGGAGGCCTGGACGCTGTACCACCTGGGGCACGCTCTGGAGGAGCGTGGCGATCGGGACGACGCGGTACGGGAGCTGGGCAGGGCCCGGACGATGTTCTCGCGGATGCGGGACGTGTACGGGCTCGCCAGCGCCCGGCACCATTCGGGCCGGGTCACCCGCGACCAGCTCGCGGCCCGTACCGGCGGTCTGCGCAACTCCGGCTTCGCCCGGCAGCTGCTCGTGGACGCGCGGGCGGACTTCCACCGGATCGGGGTGCCGCACGGGGAGGCGTGGACCTGTCTGGAGCTGGCGATCATCGACGCCGGCAACACCAGGGTGCCGCAGGCGCTCGGGCTGTGCGACGAGGCCCGTGCCCTGTTCGGCACGTACGGCGACCTGCGAGGCGCCGACTGGGCCCGGTTCCTGCGCTGCACCCTGCTCCCGCACGCGGTCCCGGGCAGCCCGGAGCCGGGGACGGCCACGGCCCGCGAGGAGCTGGCCGCGCTGATCGGGGACCGACACCCGGCCCGTGACCCGCGGCTCGACGACTGCGCCGAGGCGTACGCCGTGCTCCTTGACCGGGGCGTCCACCCGTCGACGCCCTGGCAGGCCTGGGACCTGGGCATGGTGCCGAACCGGCACGCCCGGGAGGTGCTGGGAGTGCCGGTGGAGTAG
- the mca gene encoding mycothiol conjugate amidase Mca: MTEQLRLMAVHAHPDDESSKGAATMAKYVSEGVDVMVVTCTGGERGSVLNPQLQGDAYIEANIHEVRRKEMDEAREILGVSQEWLGFVDSGLPEGDPLPPLPEGCFALADVDTAAGELVRKIRSFRPQVVTTYDENGGYPHPDHIMTHKITMVAFDGATDTEKYPEAEFGPSWQPLKLYYNQGFNRPRTVALHEALLARGMESPYGEWLERWKEFQRAERTLTTFVPCAEFFETRDKALIAHRTQIDPDGGWFRVPMDIQKEVWPTEEYELSKALVPTSLPEEDLFAGIRDNA; this comes from the coding sequence TTGACTGAGCAGCTGCGACTGATGGCCGTTCACGCCCACCCCGACGACGAGTCGAGCAAGGGTGCGGCCACGATGGCCAAGTACGTGTCCGAGGGGGTGGACGTCATGGTGGTGACGTGCACGGGCGGCGAGCGTGGCTCGGTCCTCAACCCCCAACTTCAGGGTGACGCCTACATCGAGGCGAACATCCACGAGGTGCGCCGCAAGGAGATGGACGAGGCCCGCGAGATCCTGGGCGTCTCCCAGGAATGGCTGGGATTCGTGGACTCGGGCCTCCCCGAGGGCGACCCGCTGCCGCCGCTTCCCGAGGGCTGCTTCGCCCTCGCGGACGTCGACACCGCGGCCGGGGAGCTGGTCCGCAAGATCCGCTCCTTCCGCCCGCAGGTCGTCACGACCTACGACGAGAACGGCGGATACCCGCACCCCGACCACATCATGACCCACAAGATCACGATGGTGGCCTTCGACGGTGCGACCGACACCGAGAAGTACCCGGAGGCCGAGTTCGGCCCGTCGTGGCAGCCCCTGAAGCTCTACTACAACCAGGGCTTCAACCGTCCCCGCACGGTCGCCCTGCACGAGGCGCTGCTCGCCCGCGGGATGGAGTCCCCGTACGGCGAGTGGCTGGAGCGCTGGAAGGAGTTCCAGCGTGCCGAGCGGACGCTGACCACCTTCGTGCCCTGCGCCGAGTTCTTCGAGACCCGGGACAAGGCCCTGATCGCCCACCGCACCCAGATCGACCCCGACGGCGGCTGGTTCCGGGTCCCGATGGACATCCAGAAGGAGGTCTGGCCGACGGAGGAGTACGAGCTCAGCAAGGCGCTGGTCCCGACCTCCCTCCCCGAGGAAGATCTCTTCGCGGGCATCCGCGACAATGCCTGA
- a CDS encoding DUF4307 domain-containing protein — protein MSAVREQLPEGRYGRSADEAADRKLKVIGGVLGVLFLGLLGWFGWYYVVDSKISAEMIKFDVVSATEVQVHLEIRKDEGVKGVCTLRSRAEDGAEVARKDVRIDDPATRVDHVFSLRTTARATSAELVGCTAR, from the coding sequence ATGAGCGCGGTGCGAGAGCAGCTGCCCGAGGGGCGCTACGGACGCTCCGCGGACGAGGCGGCGGACCGCAAGCTCAAGGTCATCGGCGGGGTGCTCGGCGTCCTCTTCCTCGGCCTGCTGGGCTGGTTCGGCTGGTACTACGTCGTCGACAGCAAGATCAGCGCCGAGATGATCAAGTTCGACGTGGTGAGCGCCACCGAGGTCCAGGTCCACCTGGAGATCCGCAAGGACGAGGGCGTCAAGGGCGTCTGCACCTTGCGCTCCCGCGCCGAGGACGGCGCCGAGGTGGCCCGCAAGGACGTGCGGATCGACGACCCCGCGACCAGGGTCGACCACGTCTTCTCGCTCCGTACGACCGCTCGCGCGACCAGTGCCGAGCTCGTGGGGTGTACGGCTCGGTAG
- the greA gene encoding transcription elongation factor GreA, translating to MTQTSDNVTWLTQEAYNKLKDELEYLSGPARTEITIKIAAAREEGDLRENGGYHAAKEEQGKQELRIRQLTQLLEHAKVGEAPADDGIVEPGMVVTIAFDGDENDTMTFLLASREYASGDIETYSPQSPLGVGVNGKKAGDDAQYELPNGKKATVKILSAKPYTG from the coding sequence GTGACCCAGACCAGCGACAACGTCACCTGGCTCACCCAGGAGGCGTACAACAAGCTCAAGGACGAGCTTGAGTACCTGTCTGGTCCCGCGCGCACGGAGATCACCATCAAGATCGCCGCCGCGCGTGAAGAGGGCGACCTGCGCGAGAACGGCGGGTACCACGCGGCCAAGGAGGAGCAGGGCAAGCAGGAGCTCCGCATCCGGCAGCTGACCCAGCTCCTCGAGCACGCCAAGGTCGGCGAGGCTCCGGCGGACGACGGCATCGTCGAGCCGGGCATGGTCGTCACGATCGCCTTCGACGGCGACGAGAACGACACGATGACCTTCCTGCTCGCCTCCCGCGAGTACGCGAGCGGTGACATCGAGACCTACTCGCCGCAGTCGCCGCTCGGCGTCGGTGTCAACGGCAAGAAGGCCGGCGACGACGCCCAGTACGAGCTGCCGAACGGCAAGAAGGCCACGGTGAAGATCCTCAGCGCGAAGCCGTACACCGGCTGA